A region from the Bosea sp. RAC05 genome encodes:
- a CDS encoding ribonuclease HII, giving the protein MGLEAVTRTGPNFDIETDAGRWIRHPIAGSDEAGRGPLAGPVVAAAVVLDPTRLPYGIDDSKKLSQKRLEEAYAEITAHALGYAVAMVSAADIDRINIRQATLQAMREAVLALPRFPGLVLFDGRDVPPGLPCKGRAIIQGDAKSLSIAAASIIAKVRRDLHMKELATRFPGYGFETHAGYGTAFHLKAIAELGPTTEHRMTFAPLKPRPVPAPAPAQIDLFERLGS; this is encoded by the coding sequence GTGGGTCTCGAAGCCGTGACGCGCACAGGGCCAAATTTCGACATCGAGACTGATGCCGGTCGATGGATCAGGCATCCGATCGCAGGTTCTGATGAAGCGGGCCGCGGGCCTTTGGCTGGCCCAGTGGTCGCTGCTGCCGTCGTCCTCGATCCAACGCGTCTGCCCTATGGCATCGACGACTCCAAGAAGCTGTCGCAGAAGCGGCTTGAGGAGGCCTATGCCGAAATCACAGCGCATGCGCTGGGTTATGCGGTCGCAATGGTCTCGGCTGCCGACATCGACAGGATCAACATCCGCCAGGCGACCCTGCAGGCCATGCGCGAAGCCGTCCTGGCCCTGCCCAGGTTCCCTGGCCTCGTCCTGTTCGACGGACGCGATGTTCCGCCGGGCCTTCCCTGCAAAGGGCGAGCGATCATCCAGGGCGATGCCAAATCGCTTTCGATCGCAGCTGCTTCGATCATCGCGAAGGTCCGCCGTGACCTTCACATGAAGGAACTGGCGACGCGTTTCCCGGGCTACGGCTTTGAGACGCATGCCGGCTATGGCACTGCATTTCACCTGAAAGCCATCGCCGAGCTCGGACCGACCACCGAGCACCGCATGACCTTTGCACCCCTGAAGCCACGCCCCGTGCCGGCACCGGCTCCAGCACAGATCGATCTGTTCGAGCGCCTGGGTTCGTGA
- a CDS encoding NINE protein has protein sequence MADTNRTTRLVIAYTLLVLGLHRFYLGRPITGLIQVTAGFAPMVFIGIGNGSMAEGLSVIAMIAVAVWCLIDAFFIPRWVSKP, from the coding sequence ATGGCTGACACGAACCGGACTACCCGGCTCGTGATCGCCTACACTCTGCTCGTCCTGGGGCTGCACCGATTCTATCTGGGGCGGCCGATCACTGGTCTGATTCAGGTCACGGCAGGTTTCGCACCAATGGTTTTCATCGGTATCGGCAACGGTAGCATGGCGGAAGGCCTCAGCGTTATCGCCATGATCGCCGTTGCGGTCTGGTGCCTGATCGATGCCTTTTTCATCCCAAGGTGGGTCTCGAAGCCGTGA
- a CDS encoding deoxyguanosinetriphosphate triphosphohydrolase family protein has protein sequence MLSSVSAAHEAKSGARLIPELIQAGRSEFQRDRERILHSAAFRRLAHKTQVFVGGTEGDHVRSRLTHTIEVAQIARDIARRLGLCEDLAETIALAHDLGHPPFGHAGEDALDEALREWGGFDHNAQALAVVMRLEHRYAAFDGLNLTYATIEGILAHNGPMLSREGDWIGKHPDRDPPAAIVSAAKLYGLDLTRYASAEAQAAAVADDIAYNCHDVEDGVRSGILDPNRLREVPLISKIWREANLDMISDPDRRIHELLRRMMSGFVEDVLATARQRLKDCVTVANVRDADEPVIGFSDEMAAHEKILKAWLRKNLYRHDALMTETNRGQTCVKELVERLLADPCLLPERWSLGVDDLDKAGVAGRVRDYVSGMTDRFAQAEMTRLDRLSDELNRPALNR, from the coding sequence ATGCTGAGCTCGGTCTCTGCGGCACATGAGGCGAAGTCGGGCGCCCGGTTGATCCCGGAGCTGATCCAGGCCGGACGAAGCGAGTTTCAGCGTGATCGCGAGCGCATTTTGCACTCTGCTGCCTTCCGCCGGCTGGCCCACAAAACGCAGGTTTTCGTGGGCGGGACGGAAGGCGACCATGTGCGCTCACGGCTGACACACACGATCGAGGTCGCACAGATCGCGCGCGACATCGCACGGCGCCTCGGGCTCTGCGAGGATCTGGCCGAGACGATTGCGCTGGCCCATGATCTGGGGCATCCGCCGTTTGGCCACGCGGGAGAGGACGCGCTCGACGAAGCCCTGCGGGAATGGGGTGGTTTCGACCACAACGCTCAGGCGCTCGCTGTCGTGATGCGCCTGGAACATCGCTACGCCGCCTTTGATGGCCTGAACCTGACCTATGCGACCATCGAGGGCATCCTCGCGCACAATGGTCCGATGCTTTCTCGCGAGGGAGACTGGATCGGGAAGCATCCGGACAGGGATCCACCGGCAGCCATCGTCAGCGCAGCTAAGCTCTACGGCCTCGACCTGACGCGTTACGCGTCGGCCGAGGCGCAGGCGGCAGCGGTGGCCGATGACATCGCCTACAACTGCCACGACGTCGAAGACGGTGTCCGTTCCGGCATCCTCGATCCCAATCGACTTCGCGAAGTGCCGCTGATCAGCAAGATCTGGCGCGAGGCCAATCTCGACATGATCAGCGATCCCGACCGCCGGATCCACGAGCTGCTCCGGCGTATGATGTCGGGGTTTGTGGAAGACGTCCTGGCGACGGCGCGGCAGCGGTTGAAAGACTGCGTGACCGTTGCCAACGTGAGGGATGCAGATGAGCCCGTCATCGGTTTTTCCGATGAGATGGCGGCTCACGAGAAGATCCTGAAGGCCTGGCTGCGCAAGAACCTCTATCGTCATGATGCTCTGATGACGGAGACCAACCGCGGGCAGACCTGTGTCAAGGAGCTGGTCGAACGGCTCCTCGCCGATCCCTGCTTGCTCCCCGAGCGGTGGTCCTTGGGCGTTGACGATCTCGACAAGGCAGGCGTTGCCGGGCGGGTGCGTGATTACGTCTCGGGGATGACGGATCGTTTCGCCCAGGCTGAGATGACGCGGTTGGACCGGCTGTCAGACGAGTTGAACCGGCCAGCGTTGAACAGGTGA
- a CDS encoding DEAD/DEAH box helicase — translation MQLRAGAALMAGQGDLLISAGTAGGKTEAAFLPAISLVDRVQPQSVGIICVSPLKSLINDQYQRLRPLAAEHGLPIIRWHGDESRDAKEAFFKTARGICLITPESIEALLLHRAHRLAAVFGQTMFTIVDELHAFLIGDRGAHLASLLERLEDASGASPRRIGLSATLGDPAIAARWLRPGRPDRVVLVTDGKKGVDLDASLHVALDPPRLPGMDDTMAEEAGIETGLMQTATRLDQRLGTGKNLVFAGSRRMTEALCDILRRRRSAAGQENVFFAHHGSLSREVRETAERRLRDPAVAHATAIATTTLELGIDIGEVGTVCQIGPPRSVSGLRQRVGRSGRRAGTRSTLDLSLIELEGLEQHQEGRLRLNLVCAAAALSLLREGFVEPPGERPASLSVVVHETLCLLRSRGDLSFDRIFGILSRSQPMSGVGRAAFEKLCQAMARPEVRLLEHRGGLMGLGSKGAQLAGSPDIYAVFSTPFEIDLIHAGMPLGRLPLMGGSAIGPGDGVLFAGSRWSIMKLDIDKRVAEVQPSDKGKQPRFEGGDQEPMHDRLAARMRAILSTQHVDEAWTPAARRMLSNARAGYRAQELDRFVSLNEREGLILLPWIGTRKLEALTMALCGEGLNATAGPYGLWVASVTSEMLKPVLERVRREARARVGTWLSRKGAIPEGKFDAALPHRFRLEWWASANAIADLASEAAAIVLSGGAQPT, via the coding sequence ATGCAGCTGCGCGCAGGCGCTGCGCTGATGGCGGGGCAGGGCGATCTCCTGATTTCCGCCGGCACCGCCGGCGGAAAGACGGAAGCTGCTTTCCTACCAGCGATCTCACTGGTCGACCGTGTCCAGCCACAGTCGGTCGGGATCATCTGTGTCTCGCCCCTCAAGAGCTTGATCAACGATCAGTACCAGCGTCTCCGGCCGCTGGCGGCCGAGCATGGTCTGCCGATCATCCGTTGGCACGGCGACGAGAGCCGTGATGCCAAGGAGGCCTTCTTCAAGACAGCACGCGGGATCTGCCTGATCACTCCGGAATCGATCGAAGCCTTGCTGCTGCATCGCGCCCACCGACTGGCTGCGGTGTTCGGGCAAACGATGTTCACGATCGTCGACGAACTGCATGCTTTCCTGATCGGGGATCGCGGCGCGCATCTGGCCTCGTTGTTGGAGCGCCTCGAGGATGCGTCTGGCGCCAGCCCGCGGCGGATCGGGCTATCGGCAACCCTGGGAGACCCGGCCATCGCTGCAAGATGGCTGCGACCGGGCAGACCAGACCGTGTTGTGCTTGTGACCGATGGCAAGAAGGGCGTCGATCTCGATGCATCGCTTCACGTTGCGCTTGATCCGCCTCGGCTGCCAGGCATGGACGATACGATGGCCGAGGAAGCCGGTATCGAGACGGGGCTGATGCAGACAGCAACAAGGCTCGACCAGAGGTTGGGGACTGGCAAGAACCTGGTGTTCGCTGGATCGCGCCGAATGACAGAGGCGCTTTGCGACATTCTCCGCCGCCGACGCTCCGCCGCTGGGCAGGAGAACGTATTTTTCGCCCACCATGGCTCGCTGTCGCGAGAGGTCAGGGAAACCGCAGAGCGCAGGCTTCGCGATCCTGCCGTTGCCCACGCTACGGCAATCGCCACAACGACGCTCGAACTGGGCATCGACATCGGTGAGGTTGGAACCGTCTGTCAGATTGGACCGCCACGGTCGGTCTCGGGCTTGCGTCAGCGGGTGGGGCGCTCAGGCCGGAGGGCTGGGACGCGCTCGACGCTCGACCTGTCTCTGATCGAGCTTGAAGGCCTTGAGCAGCACCAGGAGGGGCGCCTGCGCCTCAACCTCGTCTGTGCCGCAGCTGCACTCTCGCTGCTCAGGGAAGGCTTTGTGGAGCCACCAGGAGAGCGACCTGCGAGCCTCTCAGTGGTCGTCCACGAGACGCTTTGTCTGCTGCGAAGCCGCGGAGATCTGAGCTTTGATCGGATCTTCGGCATCCTCTCCCGATCGCAGCCGATGTCCGGCGTCGGTCGTGCCGCCTTCGAGAAGCTTTGTCAGGCAATGGCTCGCCCAGAGGTGCGGCTGCTCGAACATCGTGGTGGCCTGATGGGCCTTGGCTCTAAAGGTGCGCAGCTCGCCGGCTCGCCTGATATCTATGCCGTCTTCTCGACCCCGTTCGAGATCGACCTCATCCACGCCGGCATGCCGCTCGGCCGATTGCCTCTTATGGGTGGAAGCGCGATCGGGCCGGGTGACGGCGTGCTTTTCGCTGGGTCACGATGGTCGATCATGAAGCTGGACATCGACAAGCGTGTTGCCGAGGTCCAGCCCTCAGACAAAGGCAAGCAGCCGAGGTTCGAAGGTGGTGACCAAGAGCCAATGCACGACAGGCTCGCTGCACGCATGCGGGCTATTCTATCGACCCAGCATGTCGACGAGGCTTGGACGCCGGCAGCGCGACGGATGCTGTCCAACGCGCGAGCCGGCTACCGAGCACAGGAACTCGATCGGTTCGTGTCGCTGAACGAGAGAGAAGGGCTCATCCTTCTTCCATGGATCGGGACGCGAAAGCTGGAGGCCCTGACCATGGCCCTATGCGGGGAGGGCCTCAATGCGACGGCTGGTCCTTACGGATTATGGGTCGCATCGGTGACGTCCGAGATGCTGAAACCGGTTCTCGAACGGGTTCGCCGCGAAGCTCGGGCCCGCGTAGGAACCTGGTTATCGCGGAAAGGCGCCATCCCCGAGGGCAAGTTCGACGCAGCCCTTCCGCACCGTTTCCGGCTTGAATGGTGGGCGTCGGCGAACGCTATTGCGGATCTCGCATCCGAAGCCGCGGCTATCGTGCTGTCAGGCGGTGCCCAGCCGACCTGA
- a CDS encoding sigma-70 family RNA polymerase sigma factor, with protein MARTTPFISTATRQLMPANTAHLSRDQEADLVTRWQQQGDRAALDTITQAFQPFLHKLARPFVRGGMSIDDLMQAANVGFMQGLAGFKLETGFRLSTFAQWWVRSAIQEHVALMQTATKITNGRNQRRILFGIGRAVTKIERRGGTVSDASLADVLQVNEAEIASVRRAMAVATSLDTPLASDDDEASTLGSLLANDDEPLDLRYEREQLRCIRQRGIDAAVETLDPRSREIFKARRLRDDPETLEELSQRFDVSRERIRQIEVKAFEKVARHMRENDPLAMQAQAA; from the coding sequence ATGGCACGCACGACACCATTCATTTCCACCGCCACGCGCCAGCTGATGCCGGCCAACACGGCTCACCTCTCCCGCGATCAGGAGGCCGATCTCGTCACACGCTGGCAGCAGCAGGGCGATCGCGCGGCGCTCGACACGATCACGCAGGCGTTCCAGCCGTTCCTCCACAAGCTGGCTCGGCCGTTCGTTCGTGGCGGCATGTCCATCGACGATCTCATGCAGGCTGCCAATGTCGGGTTCATGCAGGGGCTGGCCGGCTTCAAGCTCGAAACCGGCTTCCGGCTGTCGACGTTCGCCCAGTGGTGGGTGCGCTCGGCCATCCAGGAGCACGTTGCCCTGATGCAGACCGCAACGAAGATCACGAACGGTCGCAACCAGCGCCGGATCCTGTTCGGCATCGGGCGGGCGGTCACGAAAATTGAACGCCGCGGCGGAACTGTCAGCGATGCCAGCCTCGCTGACGTCCTGCAGGTCAACGAGGCCGAGATTGCCTCCGTTCGCAGGGCCATGGCGGTGGCGACGTCTCTCGATACACCGCTTGCGTCCGACGATGACGAAGCGAGCACACTCGGCTCGTTGCTGGCCAACGACGATGAGCCGCTGGACCTTCGATACGAGAGAGAACAGCTTCGCTGCATTCGTCAGCGCGGGATCGACGCTGCAGTGGAGACACTCGACCCCCGCTCACGCGAGATCTTCAAGGCACGCAGGCTGCGTGATGACCCTGAGACCCTTGAGGAGCTCTCGCAGCGTTTCGACGTTTCGCGTGAGCGGATCCGCCAGATCGAGGTCAAGGCGTTCGAGAAAGTCGCACGCCACATGCGCGAAAACGATCCCCTCGCCATGCAGGCGCAGGCGGCCTGA
- the gmk gene encoding guanylate kinase yields the protein MSPLPKRGILLALCSPSGAGKSTLARALLRSDTNIRPSISMTTRPPRPSEVNGKDYHFVDRAGFQRALDAGLLLEWAEVHGNLYGTPLEPVRELIETGRDVVFDIDWQGAAVIQRAYPDDYVGVFVLPPSAEHLRSRLQTRAEDAPDVIAQRLKNARDEISHWREFQHVIVNDDVDRCFARLTAVVYVERVKRLHTLVVEQFAPKLLDDIDRLVEEIAIGLELEAGTNPGP from the coding sequence ATGTCACCCCTGCCGAAGCGCGGAATCCTCCTTGCCCTCTGCTCTCCTTCAGGTGCCGGGAAATCGACGCTCGCCCGGGCGCTGCTGCGCAGTGATACCAATATCCGGCCATCCATCTCGATGACGACCCGCCCGCCTCGTCCGAGCGAGGTCAATGGGAAAGACTATCATTTCGTCGACCGGGCCGGCTTTCAGCGCGCGCTGGACGCCGGGTTGCTCCTGGAATGGGCGGAGGTCCATGGCAATCTCTACGGCACGCCGCTGGAGCCCGTGCGCGAGCTGATCGAGACCGGCCGGGATGTCGTGTTCGACATCGACTGGCAGGGTGCCGCCGTCATTCAGCGCGCATATCCTGATGACTATGTCGGTGTTTTCGTCCTCCCTCCATCTGCCGAGCACCTGAGATCGCGGCTTCAGACACGGGCCGAAGATGCGCCGGACGTGATTGCTCAAAGGCTGAAGAATGCGAGGGACGAGATCAGCCACTGGCGCGAATTCCAGCATGTCATCGTCAACGACGACGTCGACCGGTGCTTTGCCCGTCTCACCGCGGTTGTTTACGTCGAGCGGGTGAAGCGGCTCCACACACTGGTCGTCGAACAGTTTGCGCCGAAATTGCTCGACGACATCGATCGCCTCGTGGAAGAGATCGCGATTGGCCTCGAATTGGAAGCCGGAACCAATCCAGGCCCGTAA
- a CDS encoding EipB family protein — protein sequence MRRAPIIAVVLALAVPSLARADIQPHKAIYDLVDEDGAATGGRVEYEILGNACDGWAVLQKIDIPKAGARVVTTNASWEAADGSAMRFHETTERDGQTVSRFRGQAASGSNGFAVFTDGEGGESFGQLPQGTLLPTLQTKTLLTQAKRDRSVLSSNKVFLGTSSEGALPLEITSVLSPRASTPGDHPELDGQPSWNVTSSFYEAGGRPDTGPDYTVRSIQFGNGVVQSMEITREGATARARLRSLDLYEVVECNR from the coding sequence ATGCGCCGCGCCCCCATCATTGCTGTCGTTTTGGCCCTGGCAGTCCCATCGCTGGCACGAGCCGATATCCAGCCGCACAAGGCCATCTATGACCTCGTCGATGAAGACGGCGCGGCCACCGGCGGCAGGGTCGAGTATGAGATACTCGGCAACGCCTGCGACGGGTGGGCCGTACTGCAGAAGATCGACATCCCGAAAGCCGGGGCACGTGTCGTCACCACGAACGCATCGTGGGAAGCTGCTGATGGCAGTGCCATGCGGTTTCACGAAACGACCGAGCGAGATGGCCAGACGGTATCGCGGTTTCGAGGTCAAGCGGCGTCAGGATCGAACGGATTTGCCGTCTTCACGGACGGTGAGGGCGGGGAGAGCTTCGGTCAACTGCCTCAGGGGACGCTTCTGCCGACCCTTCAGACGAAGACGCTTCTGACGCAGGCGAAACGAGACAGATCGGTGCTGTCGTCCAACAAGGTGTTTCTCGGCACCTCATCCGAAGGAGCATTGCCGTTGGAGATCACCAGCGTTCTGTCTCCGCGGGCCTCGACACCAGGAGATCACCCTGAGCTCGACGGCCAGCCATCGTGGAATGTGACGTCTTCATTCTATGAGGCTGGCGGCCGGCCCGATACCGGGCCCGACTACACAGTGCGCTCGATCCAGTTCGGCAATGGCGTCGTGCAGAGCATGGAGATCACCCGGGAAGGCGCTACCGCGCGAGCCAGGCTCAGATCTCTCGACCTCTATGAGGTCGTCGAGTGCAACCGATGA
- a CDS encoding response regulator has protein sequence MPRNVVLLVEDEPLIAMYGADILSDAGYDVVEARTGNEALRLLDARDDITVLFTDVVLIGAMDGLTLAAMAKHARPELNIVVTSGTANPRSSDLPREASFIAKPYTSDSLIGAVGKVTRNPSH, from the coding sequence ATGCCCCGTAATGTTGTCCTTCTCGTCGAAGACGAGCCACTGATTGCAATGTATGGCGCCGACATCCTGTCGGACGCGGGCTATGACGTGGTCGAAGCGCGCACCGGCAACGAGGCGTTGCGTCTTCTTGATGCCCGAGACGACATCACGGTCCTGTTCACGGACGTGGTTTTGATCGGGGCGATGGATGGCCTGACATTGGCGGCGATGGCGAAGCATGCGCGACCCGAGCTGAACATCGTCGTCACCTCCGGGACAGCAAACCCACGATCGTCTGATTTGCCGCGCGAGGCCTCATTCATCGCCAAGCCATATACCTCGGACAGCCTGATCGGCGCAGTCGGAAAAGTGACCCGTAACCCCAGTCATTGA